From the Sulfuriferula nivalis genome, the window TGCGTTAATCAAAATCGGTGAAGACATCAGCGAACAACTGGATGTCGAACCTGCCCAGTTCACCGTGCATCAACACATCCGTCCACAGTATGCTTGTCGCCACTGCGAAACCGTTGCTGCCGCCCCCATTCCAGCTGCCGTCATCGACGGCGGCGTGGCGACATCAGGTTTGCTGGCGTGGGTGATGATCAGTAAATTCGTTGATCATTTACCGCTCTACCGTATAGAACACATTGCCCAGCGCAGCCAGGTGACCCTGGCGCGTTCCACCTTGGCGGAGTGGGTCGGACGTGTGGGGGTAGCGTTGCAACCGTTGGTCGACAGGCTCACTGAATTACTGCTGGCACGCAGTGTATTGCATGCGGATGAAACGCCAGTGCCACAATTAGACCCCGGGGCGGGCAAAACCAAGAAAGCTTATCTGTGGGCTTACCGCACGGGTGATTTGGCATCCCCTTCATCCGCACCGCCTATCGTGGTGTTTGACTATCAGCCAGGGCGACAGGGATTGCATGCGCGGCACTTTCTGGCAGGTTGGCAAGGACACTTGATGGTTGACGATTACGCTGGTTATAAAGCGTTATTTACCCAAGGCATCACTGAGCTGGCATGCTTCGCACATGCACGTCGGAAGTTCTTTGATTTGCATGCGGCCAACCAAAGTCCAATTGCAGCGGCTGCGCTGCAGCGTATCGCGGCACTCTATGCCATTGAGCAGGCTGCGGACAAGCTGGATGCGGCAGGTCGTTTGCAGTTGCGCCAGACTCAGGCAAAACCGTTATTGGGCGAACTGCATGACTGGTTAATCCAGACTCGCGTCAAAGTGGCCGATGGCAGCGGCACAGCCCGCGCGTTGGATTACAGCATCAAGCGTTGGCCAGCACTGATACGCTATGCGGACAGCGGCATCTTGCCTATTGATAACAACCCAGTCGAAAATGCGATACGACCCATTGCCATCGGCAAAAAGAATTGGCTGTTCGCAGGCTCAGAACGTGCAGGCAAACGCGCTGCAGCGATTCAGAGTTTGTTGGCTACCGCCAAGCTCAATGGCTTGGAACCCTATGCATGGCTCAAAGATACGTTGGAAAAATTACCGGTCTGGCCTAATAGCCAGATTGATGAATTGCTGCCGTTTAAAAATGAACTACCATAAGTAGTGAAGGGATTGGAGTGGCTGGGCTGGACGCTTACGTTTATTGTCCTTGAAGTCTAAGAAAAGGGTTCCGTCAACATCACCCACTTCCTCTATTAGCAGACCCGCAAGCTCTTCGCGTCGAGCGCCGGTAAAAAGTGCAAGTAAAGGTATCCAGAGTGCGGCATGTTTGCCAGCTGAAGCTGGGATTTCATCAAGTGATGGCGGGTCGCGGAAGATTTCCTGTAATGCATCAAGGCTATATTCTTTACGGCTGCTTTTCGCCGTTTTTGCACCTGCTACGGTGATTCCATCAAAAGCATCTCTATGCTCACCAAGTCTCTCATTGCGAAGGCCGTATAAGTAAACGGTGTGTGCCGCATTTAGACGAGTTAGCGCGGTTTTTAGCGCAAGCTTCTCAAGCAACTGGTCGCGCCATGCGACCGTTTGTTGTCGCGTGAGTGCGGCGGGAGGGCAGTTAGCAGATGACGCTATGTCGTGAATCGCTCTTTTGTATAAGTGTATTGTGCTGATTGATAAATCTTTTGATGATTTAAATAATATTCTAGCAGGTCATCCCAAGTGCAAGTTTTGGTGTTTACATTAGTTATGGTGGGAGGGGGAGGTGTTGGTATTGATTTTCCTTGAGCTCGTTTTGCGAGACTGTCAGCAACTTGTCGAAAAGCTGTCACGAAGGGAAAATAGCTTGCAGTTACTGCACCTTCTGCCACCTTGCCAGTGCTTTTTAGCATATAAAGAGGAATAAGTGCGCGCAGTTGCAGTAATAACTCGGCATCACCTTTCACTCCCGGCGGAGGTAAATCGTCTGCGAGGTTTGCTTCTCTGTCTGGAGCGCGATCTATATCATTGCCAGCTAAGGTATCCTCTAATGCTTTTGCGTGCACTGATTCGTCTGCTGCGAGCAGTGATCGCTGCATGGCGTCCGCAGCAAGTTGTATATCTTCTGCAGTAATTGGTTGATCTGACGCTTTCTGTGTGTGTTCAAGCTGAGTTAATGCATCATCAACTTCAACTGCAAAACGACGTGCTAAGCGTTCTGCTTCGCGTTTGTTACTTGTATTGAGAGAAAAACGAAGATAGCCATTTTTGCCTACTGTCCGATATCCGGAAGCGAGCTGTATAGATTGACCGATTAGTTGTTCGAGTTTCCGGGAGAACCAGAATACTGGAGTACGATATATCAAGTACATTGTCTTTGAGTCCTTGGTTACGCATTTAGCTACAGTATTAGCCACAACGATTAGCCACAACTCATTGATTTAATATATACTTTCCATCAATTCAAACAGTTAAGTGTGTTTGGCGGAGAGAGAGGGATTCGAACCCTCGGTAAGGCTATAAACCCTACGCTCCCTTAGCAGGGGAGTACCTTCGACCACTCGGCCATCTCTCCTAATTGCTACAGTTCCGCAATTCCAAACAGCGCGCATCATAGCTGATGGCGCTGCGTTAGTCAACTTTATCCTGCGTTTTCCAGATTAAATGCTTTGTGCAATACGCGTACGGCAAGCTCCAGATATTTCTCGTCGATAACGACCGAAATTTTGATTTCTGAGGTGGAAATCATTTGGATGTTGATACCTTCTTCTGCCAATGTTTTGAACATGGTGCTAGCAATACCTACGTGTGAACGCATGCCTACGCCGACTATGGAAACTTTGGTGATTTTGTCGTCACCAACGATTTCCAGTGCACCAATAGTGGGTTGCAAGCTGTTTAGCAATTGCAAGGTGCGGTTGTAGTCGTTGCGATGAACGGTAAAGGTGAAGTCGGTTGTCTTGTTGGCGCCGACGTTCTGGATAATCATATCTACGTCGATGTTGGCATCAGCAACAGGGCCTAGGATTTGGTAGGCGATGCCTGGGGTGTCCGGTACGCCGAGCACGGTAATCTTGGCTTCGTCACGGTTAAAGGCGATGCCAGAGATAATCGCTTGTTCCATGTTGTTTTCTTCCTCAAAGGTGATGAGTGTACCTTCGCCTTCTTCTTGAAAGCTGGAGAGTACACGTAATTTAACTTTATATTTGCCCGCAAATTCAACAGAACGGATTTGCAATACTTTGGAGCCCAGACTTGCCATTTCCAGCATTTCTTCAAAAGTGATGCTGGTAAGGCGGCGAGCTTCAGGTACGACGCGTGGGTCGGTAGTGTATACACCGTCTACGTCAGTATATATTTGGCATTCATCGGCTTTAAGTGCAGCAGCTAGCGCAACACCTGTGGTATCTGAACCGCCGCGACCCAAAGTGGTGATATTGCCTTTTTCATCAGCGCCCTGGAAACCTGCAACCACGACTACCTTACCTGCGTCCAAATCAGCACGAATATTTGCCTCGTCTATGTCGAGTATGCGTGCCTTGGTGTGTGCGTCATCGGTAAGTATGCGCACTTGCGTGCCTGTATAGCTTTTGGCTTTAAGACCTAAGTCTTTTAATGCCATGGCTAAAAGCGCAATCGTAACCTGCTCGCCTGTGGCGACGAGCACGTCAAGTTCACGTGGATCTGGTTCTGATTGCACTGCTTTGGCTAATGCGATCAAGCGGTTAGTTTCTCCGCTCATCGCGGAAAGCACTACAACCACTTGATGTCCTAGCATTTTGAATTTGGCTACGCGTTCTGCAACTTGTTTGATGCGTTCTACGCTGCCGACTGAGGTGCCGCCGTATTTCTGTACGATGAGTGCCATAAAGTTTGGTTAATGTTGCAAAAATAAATTGTAACTGAGAGTGAGTGAATTGGCGAGCGTGGTGCTATGCTTTTAGCGCATCAGTAACATGCGGTGCCAGTGTTTGCAACAGTTGCGCAAAAACTTTTGGTGTGCCTGCGACGATGTTGCCGCTGTCTATATAACTGTCGTCACCCTGGAAATCACCTACTAATCCACCGGCTTCTTTTACGAGTAAACAACCGGCAGCGATGTCCCATTTGTTTAAGCCGATTTCCCAGAAACCATCAAAACGGCCTGCCGCGACATAGGCTAAATCGAGTGCC encodes:
- the tnpC gene encoding IS66 family transposase, with product MDSAQQLAQFIPDPALAAYVDKLLAQVKQDAELIQQNTVLLQQNTAQILTLTKQIQHAELKNQALVLELAYYRRIRFANKSEQLSPEQRALFDECWAADITAIEAQIGQPDTPNTEDATTAIPKPARPRAGRQPLPDHLPRIIHRHEPASCQCGACGGALIKIGEDISEQLDVEPAQFTVHQHIRPQYACRHCETVAAAPIPAAVIDGGVATSGLLAWVMISKFVDHLPLYRIEHIAQRSQVTLARSTLAEWVGRVGVALQPLVDRLTELLLARSVLHADETPVPQLDPGAGKTKKAYLWAYRTGDLASPSSAPPIVVFDYQPGRQGLHARHFLAGWQGHLMVDDYAGYKALFTQGITELACFAHARRKFFDLHAANQSPIAAAALQRIAALYAIEQAADKLDAAGRLQLRQTQAKPLLGELHDWLIQTRVKVADGSGTARALDYSIKRWPALIRYADSGILPIDNNPVENAIRPIAIGKKNWLFAGSERAGKRAAAIQSLLATAKLNGLEPYAWLKDTLEKLPVWPNSQIDELLPFKNELP
- a CDS encoding aspartate kinase, translated to MALIVQKYGGTSVGSVERIKQVAERVAKFKMLGHQVVVVLSAMSGETNRLIALAKAVQSEPDPRELDVLVATGEQVTIALLAMALKDLGLKAKSYTGTQVRILTDDAHTKARILDIDEANIRADLDAGKVVVVAGFQGADEKGNITTLGRGGSDTTGVALAAALKADECQIYTDVDGVYTTDPRVVPEARRLTSITFEEMLEMASLGSKVLQIRSVEFAGKYKVKLRVLSSFQEEGEGTLITFEEENNMEQAIISGIAFNRDEAKITVLGVPDTPGIAYQILGPVADANIDVDMIIQNVGANKTTDFTFTVHRNDYNRTLQLLNSLQPTIGALEIVGDDKITKVSIVGVGMRSHVGIASTMFKTLAEEGINIQMISTSEIKISVVIDEKYLELAVRVLHKAFNLENAG